A window from Dioscorea cayenensis subsp. rotundata cultivar TDr96_F1 chromosome 10, TDr96_F1_v2_PseudoChromosome.rev07_lg8_w22 25.fasta, whole genome shotgun sequence encodes these proteins:
- the LOC120269930 gene encoding 2-alkenal reductase (NADP(+)-dependent)-like isoform X3 has product METPRYIKENFKRKKEVLEVRNKMAGVAEGAVMKNNKKVLLKKYVSGFPQESDLEVVTNETILLKVPQESNAVLVKNLYLSCDPFLRVLMSDLAEPIYIEGFHLGNVIRGFGVSRVLESGHPDFKEGEYVWGITGWEEYSLITDTEKIFKIPFTDVPLSYYTGLLGMAGLTAYIGFNEMCSPKKGEYVFISAASGAVGQLVGQLGKLKGCYVVGTAGSDEKVELLKTKFGFDDAFNYKTEKSLGVAVNRSRELSRLIIIIIIIIITSFRCFPNGIDIYFDNVGGAMLDAALLNMRANGRISACGMISQYNLEEPEGVHFLVKMLTKRLTMKGFNVIDHFSVYPKFLEVVIPYIKNGEITYLEDKADGIENAPAALVGLFTGKNVGKQLVVLADE; this is encoded by the exons ATGGAAACCCCtagatatataaaagaaaattttaaaaggaaaaaagaagtaCTAGAGGTTAGAAATAAAATGGCTGGTGTTGCTGAAGGGGCGGTgatgaagaacaacaaaaaggtGTTGTTAAAGAAGTATGTGAGTGGGTTTCCACAAGAGAGTGATCTGGAGGTTGTCACCAATGAAACTATCCTTCTTAAGGTCCCTCAGGAATCTAACGCTGTCCTGGTTAAGAACCTCTACCTCTCTTGTGATCCTTTTCTTAGAGTCCTTATGTCCGACCTCGCTGAACCCATCTATATTGAAGGTTTTCATCTTGGCAAT GTTATTAGAGGTTTTGGAGTGAGTAGAGTATTGGAATCTGGTCATCCTGATTTCAAAGAAGGGGAATATGTATGGGGGATAACTGGATGGGAGGAGTATAGTCTCATCACTGACactgagaaaattttcaagatccCATTCACTGATGTTCCTCTTTCCTACTACACTGGACTTCTTG GGATGGCTGGATTGACAGCATATATAGGATTCAATGAGATGTGTTCTCCAAAAAAAGGAGAGTATGTATTTATATCAGCAGCATCAGGAGCTGTTGGGCAGCTTGTGGGACAATTGGGCAAACTTAAGGGTTGCTATGTAGTTGGGACTGCTGGTTCTGATGAGAAAGTAGAACTTTTGAAAACTAAGTTTGGTTTTGATGATGCCTTCAATTATAAAACAGAGAAAAGTTTGGGAGTAGCAGTCAACAGGTCAa GAGAGTTATCAAgactaattataattattattataataattattacttcaTTCCGGTGTTTTCCTAATGGGATAGACATATACTTCGACAATGTGGGAGGTGCAATGCTAGACGCTGCTCTTTTGAACATGAGGGCTAATGGTAGAATATCAGCATGTGGAATGATCTCACAGTACAATTTGGAGGAGCCTGAAGGTGTGCATTTCTTGGTGAAGATGCTCACCAAAAGACTCACAATGAAAGGATTCAATGTAATTGATCATTTCAGTGTCTATCCAAAGTTTTTGGAGGTGGTTATCCCATACATTAAGAATGGAGAAATCACATACTTAGAAGACAAGGCCGATGGAATTGAGAATGCTCCTGCTGCTTTAGTTGGACTTTTTACCGGCAAAAATGTGGGGAAACAATTGGTTGTTTTGGCTGATGAGTAG
- the LOC120269930 gene encoding 2-alkenal reductase (NADP(+)-dependent)-like isoform X2, with protein METPRYIKENFKRKKEVLEVRNKMAGVAEGAVMKNNKKVLLKKYVSGFPQESDLEVVTNETILLKVPQESNAVLVKNLYLSCDPFLRVLMSDLAEPIYIEGFHLGNVIRGFGVSRVLESGHPDFKEGEYVWGITGWEEYSLITDTEKIFKIPFTDVPLSYYTGLLGMAGLTAYIGFNEMCSPKKGEYVFISAASGAVGQLVGQLGKLKGCYVVGTAGSDEKVELLKTKFGFDDAFNYKTEKSLGVAVNRCFPNGIDIYFDNVGGAMLDAALLNMRANGRISACGMISQYNLEEPEGVHFLVKMLTKRLTMKGFNVIDHFSVYPKFLEVVIPYIKNGEITYLEDKADGIENAPAALVGLFTGKNVGKQLVVLADE; from the exons ATGGAAACCCCtagatatataaaagaaaattttaaaaggaaaaaagaagtaCTAGAGGTTAGAAATAAAATGGCTGGTGTTGCTGAAGGGGCGGTgatgaagaacaacaaaaaggtGTTGTTAAAGAAGTATGTGAGTGGGTTTCCACAAGAGAGTGATCTGGAGGTTGTCACCAATGAAACTATCCTTCTTAAGGTCCCTCAGGAATCTAACGCTGTCCTGGTTAAGAACCTCTACCTCTCTTGTGATCCTTTTCTTAGAGTCCTTATGTCCGACCTCGCTGAACCCATCTATATTGAAGGTTTTCATCTTGGCAAT GTTATTAGAGGTTTTGGAGTGAGTAGAGTATTGGAATCTGGTCATCCTGATTTCAAAGAAGGGGAATATGTATGGGGGATAACTGGATGGGAGGAGTATAGTCTCATCACTGACactgagaaaattttcaagatccCATTCACTGATGTTCCTCTTTCCTACTACACTGGACTTCTTG GGATGGCTGGATTGACAGCATATATAGGATTCAATGAGATGTGTTCTCCAAAAAAAGGAGAGTATGTATTTATATCAGCAGCATCAGGAGCTGTTGGGCAGCTTGTGGGACAATTGGGCAAACTTAAGGGTTGCTATGTAGTTGGGACTGCTGGTTCTGATGAGAAAGTAGAACTTTTGAAAACTAAGTTTGGTTTTGATGATGCCTTCAATTATAAAACAGAGAAAAGTTTGGGAGTAGCAGTCAACA GGTGTTTTCCTAATGGGATAGACATATACTTCGACAATGTGGGAGGTGCAATGCTAGACGCTGCTCTTTTGAACATGAGGGCTAATGGTAGAATATCAGCATGTGGAATGATCTCACAGTACAATTTGGAGGAGCCTGAAGGTGTGCATTTCTTGGTGAAGATGCTCACCAAAAGACTCACAATGAAAGGATTCAATGTAATTGATCATTTCAGTGTCTATCCAAAGTTTTTGGAGGTGGTTATCCCATACATTAAGAATGGAGAAATCACATACTTAGAAGACAAGGCCGATGGAATTGAGAATGCTCCTGCTGCTTTAGTTGGACTTTTTACCGGCAAAAATGTGGGGAAACAATTGGTTGTTTTGGCTGATGAGTAG
- the LOC120269930 gene encoding 2-alkenal reductase (NADP(+)-dependent)-like isoform X1, which yields METPRYIKENFKRKKEVLEVRNKMAGVAEGAVMKNNKKVLLKKYVSGFPQESDLEVVTNETILLKVPQESNAVLVKNLYLSCDPFLRVLMSDLAEPIYIEGFHLGNVIRGFGVSRVLESGHPDFKEGEYVWGITGWEEYSLITDTEKIFKIPFTDVPLSYYTGLLGMAGLTAYIGFNEMCSPKKGEYVFISAASGAVGQLVGQLGKLKGCYVVGTAGSDEKVELLKTKFGFDDAFNYKTEKSLGVAVNRCFPNGIDIYFDNVGGAMLDAALLNMRANGRISACGMISQYNLEEPEGVHFLVKMLTKRLTMKGFNVIDHFSVYPKFLEVVIPYIKNGEITYLEDKADGIENAPAALVGLFTGKNVGKQLVVLADE from the exons ATGGAAACCCCtagatatataaaagaaaattttaaaaggaaaaaagaagtaCTAGAGGTTAGAAATAAAATGGCTGGTGTTGCTGAAGGGGCGGTgatgaagaacaacaaaaaggtGTTGTTAAAGAAGTATGTGAGTGGGTTTCCACAAGAGAGTGATCTGGAGGTTGTCACCAATGAAACTATCCTTCTTAAGGTCCCTCAGGAATCTAACGCTGTCCTGGTTAAGAACCTCTACCTCTCTTGTGATCCTTTTCTTAGAGTCCTTATGTCCGACCTCGCTGAACCCATCTATATTGAAGGTTTTCATCTTGGCAAT GTTATTAGAGGTTTTGGAGTGAGTAGAGTATTGGAATCTGGTCATCCTGATTTCAAAGAAGGGGAATATGTATGGGGGATAACTGGATGGGAGGAGTATAGTCTCATCACTGACactgagaaaattttcaagatccCATTCACTGATGTTCCTCTTTCCTACTACACTGGACTTCTTG GGATGGCTGGATTGACAGCATATATAGGATTCAATGAGATGTGTTCTCCAAAAAAAGGAGAGTATGTATTTATATCAGCAGCATCAGGAGCTGTTGGGCAGCTTGTGGGACAATTGGGCAAACTTAAGGGTTGCTATGTAGTTGGGACTGCTGGTTCTGATGAGAAAGTAGAACTTTTGAAAACTAAGTTTGGTTTTGATGATGCCTTCAATTATAAAACAGAGAAAAGTTTGGGAGTAGCAGTCAACAGGT GTTTTCCTAATGGGATAGACATATACTTCGACAATGTGGGAGGTGCAATGCTAGACGCTGCTCTTTTGAACATGAGGGCTAATGGTAGAATATCAGCATGTGGAATGATCTCACAGTACAATTTGGAGGAGCCTGAAGGTGTGCATTTCTTGGTGAAGATGCTCACCAAAAGACTCACAATGAAAGGATTCAATGTAATTGATCATTTCAGTGTCTATCCAAAGTTTTTGGAGGTGGTTATCCCATACATTAAGAATGGAGAAATCACATACTTAGAAGACAAGGCCGATGGAATTGAGAATGCTCCTGCTGCTTTAGTTGGACTTTTTACCGGCAAAAATGTGGGGAAACAATTGGTTGTTTTGGCTGATGAGTAG